Below is a window of Tolypothrix bouteillei VB521301 DNA.
CTTTTGAGATAACTTCAGAATATCAGCCTCAGAAACATGAGTGAGCCCTACTTCTGAGATTTCAAGATAATCATCTGTTTCGACACTATTTCGCCAACAACTCAGGCGTTGATAGAAGGCATAATAAAGAGCTTGCCAATTTTGATAGAGTTCTAAAATTTTTGGTGCGGCTGGTAAACTAGCACTTATTTTCATGTGGTAGGGGTTGCTAGCTTCACCAACTTGTGCGGTGACGGTAGCACAGCCATCACGCAAGTTTCCCTGACCCAAGCTTAAAACAACTAACCTACTCATAAGTGTTCGATCTCGTAATAGTCAATTCTTGACTTATGAGATTGACTCCCACATTTGCAAGAAGTAATTTTTATTAACAATTGTTTTAACGGTGATAGCGGTTTCTTTAACGATAGAACGATTTATGAAATAAATATTCCTGTTCCATTCTTGGCACTTCACTTTATTTCAAAAAATATAGAATCATTCTCGCTTTCAGAATTAAAAGTATAAATCGATCTAGTAAAGCTTATTTTTTTTTCATCCAATTTTTTTTAACGACTCCCTAATGACCACAAAAATTTTTAATGCGGACTTTTTCATTGTTGTATTTACTGAAAATTATACTAGCTTTTTCAAAATAGGAGAGGAAAACTTTCGTTGAAAATACTGCCGATACAACTCGCAACTGGGAACTGCGCGATCGTTTTCCAACTTAATTAATCCCATACTATTTAGCTTGTAAGCAATTACAGGTTCTAGCAATACGGGGATAGTCGTTTGCATAACCCTTTCAAAAGCAGATGCGAGTTCTGGCTGTGCTTGTAAAGTAGACCAATGACGCTGCAAGTGATGGTAGTAAATCCCACCTGGCGTAGAAGCATCTTCAAGAAGTTGCGTTAGAGTGATTTCACCATCACTTAGGTGATAAACTGCCAGATGGACGAGTGCTGGATGTCCCCCAACTACATCTGTTAGAAATGTTACCTCATTATCATCTACCCAATCAATCCCATAGTATTGGGATAACTCCTGTACTTGAGATAGATTAAAGTGCCTTAACTGAATTGGCAATCCCACATTAAAAGGCGATTGATGAAGCTGTAAAGGCACATAGACTTCTGTGGAATGTACGACAATCAAACGCAACTTTTGCCAAATGGGCTGTCTTTTAGCTTCTTCGTACCACGATCGCAACAAAGGGAAAAACTCTTTGGCCACTTGGGGACTTTCAAAAATCCGATCGACATCATCTAGGGCTAGAACTATTGGAGAGTCAATCTGCTCGAGCACGTAATTCCGCAAGAAAAGAGAGCAACTGACCTTACTACCGAGATCCCAATCCCAGTAATCGTCTAGTTTTGGCTCAAGTCCCAATTGCAAAGAAATGTTAGCACACAGGCACCGCAAAAATCGCTTGAGGTCGGTTATGATCTCTCCTTCAAGATGCTCCTCTAAATTCAGGCTAACGGTACGATAACCAAGATTTTTCGCGTATTCTATAATTCTTAACAGTACAGAGGTTTTACCCATCTCTTTCGGTGCTTTCAGCCGAATCAATGCTCCTGGTTTGCTGATTTCCGCAAAAGCTTGCTCCTGGATAGCAGTGTTCTGAATATAATAGATTGAATCTAGAGGAACCGAACCACTCGGAAAGCGGGGGGATTTTTGTTTATTTGTCAAAAAGTGAGTGGAAAGCTGTCTTGACGGTGTAGCGATCGCTGGCAAAGCCTGTGCTGCATAAAATTCTAACAGCGCCCGACAGTTTTTTTTGGTCACGCGCCTGCCAATAATTAAAGATAGTTTTTGGCATAACCCCGGAGCAACAACATTAGTTAAGTAACCGGGACTGTATCCCCCTGCTTGAGCCATTTGACCGTAAGTTTGACTCTGCCAAATACCGCGCAGTATTAATGTCTCTGTATCATTCAGAGGGCGATTTTGGGTTTCCAATAGCTTGTGATTGACAATTGCAAGTAGAGAATCAAGAGTCATGAGAAATTGGGTACTATTTTCCTGCCGATGAATTAAATTCACGGCTTCGCTTTCAACAATCTTAGCGATAATGATTATAGAAACTTTTGTCTAAACCCCTTCCTACTGCCCGAGATAATTAATCTCGACCACAACCACGGAACGCACATTATTATAAAGTTATAGTACCGTTTTCTATGCCTAAGTTGAGCAAGGGTATAATTAATTTTTTTTATAGTCATTTGCCCGTCGGGACTGGGGAACTCAGAGCCCCGACGAAGTGGGGATTAAGGTATGGGGACAAGGAAGACCGGGGAGAATCACCGAACGCCCGCTTCTCTTTTGCCAATTAACTACTCGTTAACTCAATCCAGTATCGTTCGTACAATGCTTCAACTTCTTGACCCAAAGGAGCTAAACGTTCGCACTTTGTTAAAATTGCCTCTGAAGGAAACAAATTGGGATTATTTTGGATTTTCTTTGGCAATTGCTCAAATCCAGCACGGTTGGGAGTGGAAAGAACTAATATTTGGCTCATTTCAGATGCCACTTCCGGTCGTAAAATTAAGTTAATCCAAGCATAACCTGCTTCAATATTGGGGGCTGTCTTGGGAATGACGACGGTATCAGTCCACAAAGAAGAACCACTTTTGGGAATGACGTATTTCAGTTTAGGATTTTCTCTAACAATTTTCACAGCATCGGATGAATAACACATTGCTAAGAGCAAATCTCCTGCAATGATTTGATTGCGCCATGCATCAGTTGTAAAAGCTGCTACATCCGGTATGAGAACCTTTAACGTGTCAACAGCTTGTTTAATTTCATTTTCATTGGTTGAGTTGTAAGAATAACCGAGCATCTTTAAAACTGCACCTATGACTTCTCGGAAATCGTTCATTAACGCCATCCGCTTTGACAGAACTTGTTTGTTTTCCCAAAGATAGTCCCAGTTTTCAGGTGGAGTTGTTAGCTTTTCGGAATTGTAAATAAAACCTGTGGTTCCCCAACTAAAAGGAATACTATGACGGTTATTGGGATCGTAGATAGGATTTTGAAACCTGGGAAATAAATTGTCTAAGCCGATTATGCGATCGCGCTCCAATCTAATCAGCAATCCCAAGTCCACCATTTTCCGTACCATATAATCGCTCGGGTAAATCACGCTATAAGCACTACCACCTCCCGCTTGGATTTTACTGAGCATGGCTTCATTGGAATCAAACAAATCTGCCAATACTTTGATCCCCGTTTGAGCGCTAAAAGTTTTTAGTAAATCCTTATTCGTGTATTGTTCCCACGTGTAGATGTACATTTGGTCGCGGGAACCAGTGGTAGCGGATGCACGGACGTTTCCAAGTCGCCAACCGCACCCTGCTAGAGACAAGCTAGAGAGCGCTGCTATTCCTGTAATAAATTCTCTTCTGTTAGTCATGACTCACTAAAGCCAAACAATCACCTTCTGTCCACCAAGCATAGATAGGAGTTTCACGATCTGGCAAATTAACAAATGTGTTGGGTTGTAAAACATTAATCTGTAACCCGTTTATTAATTGCACAACATAATTGATGTGCGTTCCCAAATACATAATATTAACCAACCGTCCTTCAAAGCAGTTATTTTCTACGCTGGGTTTGTAAAGAGATAGCTGTATTTTTTCCGGGCGCACGCTAACAACGATAGATTGTGATATTTCTGTTGGTGTATTTTCTTCACGAGTCACAATAATGGAAAGCCCTGTTTTTGTTAAAATTTTAACGTGAGAAGCATCAGCGCCAGTTATTTCACCTGGTAATAAATTGGTATCGCCAATAAAATTAGCAACGAATACTGTTTGAGGTTGTTCGTAAATTTCGCTGGGAGTCCCGACTTGTTCGAGTTTACCTTGATTCATGACAGCAACCCGATCCGATAAAGATAGCGCCTCTTCTTGATCGTGAGTCACCATGATGAAAGTCAATCCCAATTCTTTATGTAAATTGGACAGTTCAACCCTCATTTCTTTTCTCAATTTTAAATCAAGCGCCCCAAGGGGTTCATCTAAAAGCAAGACTGCAGGGCGATTGACGATCGCTCTTGCCAAGGCTATCCTTTGCTGTTGTCCCCCTGAGAGTTGATTGGGAAAACGCGATCGTAAACCCTCGAGCTTTACCAATTCTAGAGCTTGTTTGACTCTGCTTTCTATTTCCTTTTTACGGAGATTTTTAAGACGCAGTCCAAAAGCCACGTTCTCCCAGATATTTAAATGGTTAAACAGAGCATAACTTTGAAACACAGTGTTAACAGGGCGGCGATATGGGGGAACACTAGTCATAGACTGACCGCGAATCAACACTTGACCTGCATCTGCTCTTTCAAACCCTGCAATAAGCCTGAGTGTAGTTGTTTTTCCACAACCCGAAGGACCAAGGATACTAAAAAATTCTCCTTGTCTGATATCCAAGTCTACTCCGTGGACAGCAGGTTCTTGGTTAAAAAACTTAAAAACGCTAAGTAATTCCACGTCTAGTGGTTCAAAACCTGCTGTTCCCCCTTGATTCTGAATTAGAGTCTGAGCCATAGTACTTGATTTCATCCTGAGAGTATAAGTGTTTTTGTTAATCAATGTAGTCGATGAGGCAAATGAGAAGTTACACTTTGGTTTATTCTATCGGTCAAAGATAACTTACAGAAAAATATACTGTTAAGTTTAATTTGCCCGTAAATACACTTAAGACTGGAGGAAGTATTAAGGATGAAATATGATGCAAGTCTATATGGCTAAAACGAGAATTTCAAAATAAAGGTAGCTCGAGGAGCAATCTGCTGATAAGTATTTCGTTGGTTTTAAATCTAAATTTTACGTCATCCTTCATCCTTTATCCTTCCTCCTTCATAGTTTTTATATCAAAAAGAATTATTGCTCCCTGAGGTATTGCTTTATGGCTTCCTTAAAAACATCTGGATTTAGCGGATTTCTTGGAAATAAAGGTTTACGAACTGTTGGAAAAAATTACCAATCTATATTTTTTATCATTATTACCATTGCGATGATGGCTGGTATTAATGCTCGTTTAGTGTATTTGCAAATTGTTGAAGGTCCAAAGCTACGACAAAAAGCAGAAGCAAACCGGATGCGGACAATCAGCAAACAACCCGAACGAGGCAACATTTTCGATCGCAATGGCAAACTGTTAGCAACAACACGCTATCCCCGTTCAGTGTACTTATGGCCTATGGCACATACAAAACCATCATGGTCAGTTGTGAGTTCGCGTCTCGAACAAGTTTTGAAAATCTCCAGAGAGGAGATGGAAAAAAAATTAGACACTGCAGGTCCGAATGCAACAACCCTTGTACGGATAGCACGCGACCTGAATGAAGCCGAAGTCACAGCTATAAAAGAGTATGAAAACGAACTTCAAGGCGTTGAAATTCATACAGAAGCAGTACGCTATTACCCTAACGGTAAAGCCATAGCCCATATCATTGGTTATACCCGTGAGTTAACCCCAGAGCAGCTGAAAAAAAAGCAAAAAGAAGGTTATCGACTTGGAGATGTTATTGGTCAAATGGGGGTAGAAAAAGCGTATGAAAATTTGTTGCGAGGAGAATGGGGCGGTCAGCAGGTAGAAGTAGATAGCAAAGGTCGTCCAATTCGCGTATTGGGAGAAAAACAAGCTCGTGCAGGCAATGATATTCACCTGACCATAGATTTAGATTTACAAAAAGCTGCTGAAGAAGCTTTAACATTTCCCAAGGGTGCTCTTGTTGCAATCGATCCAAACAATGGTGCTGTCTTAGCACTGGTGTCTCATCCCACCTTCGATCCCAATATTTTTTCCAAACGACAGCTGACTCAAAAAGACTGGGAAAGCGTACAAGGGAAAAACCATCCCCTCGTCAATCGCGCTCTGAGTGCTTTCCCTCCTGCGAGTACCTTTAAAATCATCACCACAAGTGCGGGATTGGAATCAGGAAAATTTTCTCCCGGTACAGTGCTGCAAACTTACGGTTCCTTAACCATTGGTGGAGTCACCTTTGGAGAGTGGAACCATGCTGGATTCGGACCGTTGGGGTTTCCAAAGGCAATGGCAATGAGTAGCGACACGTTCTTTTACCAAATTGGTAAGGGAGTTGGCGGTCCGACCTTAATTGAATGGACTCGTAAGTATGGCTTTGGTCATAAAACTGGAATTGAGTTGATAGACGAGGAATCAAAAGGATTAGTTCCAGATGAGAAATGGAAGCGGAAAGCGTGGAAAATTCCTTGGACTGTAGGGGACACCATTAATATGTCCATCGGACAAGGTGCGCTACAAGTCACGCCACTGCAATCAGCGATTATGTTCTCTGTTCCAGCTAACGGTGGTTATCGAATCAAACCCCATTTGCTCAAAGACCACGAAGAATCAAAAAAATGGAGGGAATCCTTAAACATGAAGCCCAGTACTATCAGAGTACTTCGCGATGGACTGCGGAAGGTGGTGACTGAAGGAACCGGTAAGCGTTTGAACGTACCATCCGTTGCTCCAACGTCTGGAAAAAGCGGTACTGCTGAGGCTGGCGTTGGTCGTCCCAATCATACTTGGTTTGGAGCATATGCTCCAGCTGATAAGCCAGAAATTGTGGTGGTGGCGTTTGGTGAAAATTCTGGCGGACATGGAGGGAGCGATTGTGGACCTATGGTTTTACAAGTGTTAGAAAAGTACTTCCATAAGAAACATCCAAGTAAATACAAAAAATCTGAACCATAGGAATTCCAAAAGACTGAAAAGATTTTCCATTGAGATAAGCATCAGACGCAGGGGAGGAAAAAAGGCTCGACTGACAAACAACTATTGCCGTAGATAGCAGAAAGAAGTAGTATAAAATTAACAAGGCGTCATCATAGTTTACCGAGCAGGCATTGCAGTTGGGTTAATTTTTGGTAAAGTTTACAATTTTGCCAGAAAGATGCCTGTATGTGTATTCTGCCAAGCAGATTACAGGTAACACTTTGGTTTATTCTATATAGCTAAAACATTTTGCAATAAGACTGCACTACTCTAGTTGCTTTCCTAAAAACTAGGTAAAATCTTAGTGTAATCCTATACAATTACTCTTTTTCTCGCAATTCCTGCTTGTTATATGGCGCTACTGCAATCACCTCAACCCCTAGTTAAAAAAAGAGAAACACGTACCGTTGGACGCGGTTCTCAGCCCTTATTTTTAATCATATTTACCTTACTACTGACTGCGGGGATTGGCACTCGTTTAGCCTACTTACAAATTGTTGAAGGAGCAAAGCTCCGAGAAAGAGCAGAGTCCAATCGGATTCGCACGATCCCCAAACAACCTGAACGAGGCAATATCTTCGATCGCAATGGCAAACTGCTAGCGACAACTCGCTATCCCCGTTCCGTGTATTTGTGGCCTATGGCACATACAAAACCATCATGGTCGGTTGTCGGTCCGCGTTTGTCTAAAATTCTTGATATACCTGAAGACGACATTATCAAGAAGTTAGAAGAAGCAGGTCCAAACATGGCTCTTGTGAGGATTGCCCGCAACCTCAACGAAGCGGAAATTACGGCCCTAAAAGAGTATGCTAGTGAACTGCAAACTGTGGAAATTCATACCGAAGCAGTGCGCTATTATCCTCACGGACAAGCTCTAGCTCACGTATTGGGTTACACGCGAGAATTGACATCGCAACAGTTGAGAGAAAAGAAAAAAGACGGTTACCGACTTGGTGATGTCATCGGTCAAATGGGTGTAGAAAAGGCATATGAAAAAACATTGCGGGGTGAGTGGGGCGGTCAGCAGGTGGAAGTGGATGGTAAAGGTCGCCCAATTCGAGTCCTGGGAGAAAAACAAGCAAAAGCAGGGAATGATATCCACCTAACTTTAGATTTAAACCTGCAAAAAGCAGCGGAAAAAGCTTTAAATGGTCGTGACGGTTCTATTGTTGCCCTAGATCCGCGTAACGGTGCTGTTTTAGCAATGGTATCTCACCCCACCTTTGACCCAAATATCTTCTCGAAGCAAAAACTTTCGACAAAGGATTGGCAGACCGTACAAGGAGAAAACCATCCTTTGCTCAATCGGGCTGTTAGCAGTGCCTATCCACCCGCGAGTACTTTCAAAATCGTCACCACAACAGCTGGATTGGAATCAGGCAAGTTTTCTCCCAACACGGTACTGCAGACCTACGGTTCTCTAACAGTTGGTGGGGTGACATTTGCAGAATGGAATCATGCAGGATTCGGTCCTCTGGGATTTCCAGGAGCTATGGCATGGAGTAGCGATACATTTTTCTACCAAATTGGTCGGGGCGTTGGCGGTCCTACTTTAATTGATTGGACGCGAAAATATGGGTTTGGAAAGAAAACGGGAATAGAATTTGTCTCTGAAGAAACCAAAGGAAACGTTCCAGACGAAGCATGGAAGCAAAAAGTGTGGAAAATGCCGTGGACTGTCGGAGATAGTATTAATATGTCTATCGGTCAAGGCGCTTTACAAACGACACCGCTACAAGTTGCGGTCATGTTTGCTGTTCCAGCCAACGGTGGCTATCGAGTCAAACCGCACCTACTGAAAGACAATGAAGAATCGAAAAATTGGCGGGAATCGCTAAATATGAAGCCAAGTACCGTGAAAGTTTTACGCGAAGGCTTGCGGAAAGTTGTATCCGAGGGTACGGGGAAAGCACTCAATGTTACAACCATTCCTCCCGCTGCTGGTAAAAGCGGTACTGCTGAAGCATGGAAGCATAGAGTCAAAGCAAATCACGCTTGGTTTGGTGCGTATGCTCCCTACGATAAGCCAGAAATTGTGGTTTTAGCATTTGCCGAACACTCTGGCGGTGGCGGTGGTAGCGTTTCTGCTCCTATGGTACTGCAAGTTATCGAAGAATACTTCCGGCACAAGGCTCCTGCTAAGTCTCAAAAAGCAGGAAATTGAAAAAGACGACGATAAATGATGTAGGGGCGCAAGGCATTGCGCCTTACAAACCATATGGTTCTCTCCAATCCCCAGTCCCCAGTTCCTTTATTATTTTGCTTGGGTGACCGGTTTGTAATTCTTAGCTCGGTAAAATGTTTCCAAGCTACCGCGATCGCCCACAAAACGCCAGTGCCATGGCTCATAACTCACTCCTTGAAGATTGCCTTTAGGGAATGACAGCTCAAAACTAAAACGAGCTGCGTTTGCTTGCAACCACTGAAAAGCTTTTGTTTTTTCAAAATTAGTATTGAGATTGGTTGATGGTGCGTTTCCATCTCCGACATCTACAGCATAACCCGTGTGATGTTCGCTATGACCGGGAGGTGCGCTGACAGCCGCCCGCTGTGCGGGTGTCTGGTTTCGCTGAGCACCAACCACAAAAAATAATTGTTCTTGTTCTTGTATGGAACGAAAACCGGAAATTGGAACTAAAATAACCCCCGCGCTTCTAGCAGCTGCTACCATCTCTTGATATTTTTGAGCAGCAGTTGCTCTCAATTTGATACGTCCATCACGAGTAATTGGTTGAAGTTCGGTCGAAGGGGCTTCCGAGTAGGAAAAATGCCCCAAAACTAAATCTTCATTCACTTTGGCAGAATTTCCAGCTTTCTGCGGAGTTGCAGGATTTGAAGTCGTAGGAGAAGGTTTGGAATTATTTGGTTTTTTAGATTCCACAAACAGGAAAAACAAACCACTCAACAAAGCCAGCAGGACAAATCCAGCCACTCCTCCACCCAACCAAATGAACCATCGGAAGCGGACCTTAGTTTCTGCATCAGGAGTATCGCGTAAAGCTGCCGGGATATCTTCACTTTTACTAGTTGGTGTGTCCTGTGGTTGTTCGGGAAAACCAGCATTACTCACAAGCCCACTCCTGCTTTTTATAAATAACCATAAAAATTGTAAACTAGATAGAAGGACACAAAATTAGGTAATATTTTACATCTACTTATATAAGTCCCAGTTTTGCGTAAACTCTTAGAACTGTACCTTTTTTTAGTGGGTCTAGTCCTTTTAGGATATATCCTGGGACGCAAGTCACCCGAGACAGTGCCTACCCTAGTAGGTCGATTCCTTTTTTGGGTAGGAGTACCGATAAGCATTGTAATTTTTCTACGAAAAGCTGACTTGTCGGGACCGATTTGGATTGCACCAGCGATCGCCTTCTTAGCTATTTTACTAGGGGCGTTTTTAGCTTGGCTAGGAATTAAAGGACTAACCCATTGGACCAACACAACACCCCAGAAATCAACTCAAGGTAGTTTTCTCTTAGCGGCAATGGTGGGTAACACAGGTTATATTGGCTATCCTGTCACCCTGTCAATAGTTGGCACTCAGTATTTTGCATGGGCATTGTT
It encodes the following:
- the mrdA gene encoding penicillin-binding protein 2, whose product is MASLKTSGFSGFLGNKGLRTVGKNYQSIFFIIITIAMMAGINARLVYLQIVEGPKLRQKAEANRMRTISKQPERGNIFDRNGKLLATTRYPRSVYLWPMAHTKPSWSVVSSRLEQVLKISREEMEKKLDTAGPNATTLVRIARDLNEAEVTAIKEYENELQGVEIHTEAVRYYPNGKAIAHIIGYTRELTPEQLKKKQKEGYRLGDVIGQMGVEKAYENLLRGEWGGQQVEVDSKGRPIRVLGEKQARAGNDIHLTIDLDLQKAAEEALTFPKGALVAIDPNNGAVLALVSHPTFDPNIFSKRQLTQKDWESVQGKNHPLVNRALSAFPPASTFKIITTSAGLESGKFSPGTVLQTYGSLTIGGVTFGEWNHAGFGPLGFPKAMAMSSDTFFYQIGKGVGGPTLIEWTRKYGFGHKTGIELIDEESKGLVPDEKWKRKAWKIPWTVGDTINMSIGQGALQVTPLQSAIMFSVPANGGYRIKPHLLKDHEESKKWRESLNMKPSTIRVLRDGLRKVVTEGTGKRLNVPSVAPTSGKSGTAEAGVGRPNHTWFGAYAPADKPEIVVVAFGENSGGHGGSDCGPMVLQVLEKYFHKKHPSKYKKSEP
- a CDS encoding AAA-like domain-containing protein — its product is MTLDSLLAIVNHKLLETQNRPLNDTETLILRGIWQSQTYGQMAQAGGYSPGYLTNVVAPGLCQKLSLIIGRRVTKKNCRALLEFYAAQALPAIATPSRQLSTHFLTNKQKSPRFPSGSVPLDSIYYIQNTAIQEQAFAEISKPGALIRLKAPKEMGKTSVLLRIIEYAKNLGYRTVSLNLEEHLEGEIITDLKRFLRCLCANISLQLGLEPKLDDYWDWDLGSKVSCSLFLRNYVLEQIDSPIVLALDDVDRIFESPQVAKEFFPLLRSWYEEAKRQPIWQKLRLIVVHSTEVYVPLQLHQSPFNVGLPIQLRHFNLSQVQELSQYYGIDWVDDNEVTFLTDVVGGHPALVHLAVYHLSDGEITLTQLLEDASTPGGIYYHHLQRHWSTLQAQPELASAFERVMQTTIPVLLEPVIAYKLNSMGLIKLENDRAVPSCELYRQYFQRKFSSPILKKLV
- a CDS encoding M15 family metallopeptidase codes for the protein MSNAGFPEQPQDTPTSKSEDIPAALRDTPDAETKVRFRWFIWLGGGVAGFVLLALLSGLFFLFVESKKPNNSKPSPTTSNPATPQKAGNSAKVNEDLVLGHFSYSEAPSTELQPITRDGRIKLRATAAQKYQEMVAAARSAGVILVPISGFRSIQEQEQLFFVVGAQRNQTPAQRAAVSAPPGHSEHHTGYAVDVGDGNAPSTNLNTNFEKTKAFQWLQANAARFSFELSFPKGNLQGVSYEPWHWRFVGDRGSLETFYRAKNYKPVTQAK
- a CDS encoding ABC transporter ATP-binding protein, with translation MAQTLIQNQGGTAGFEPLDVELLSVFKFFNQEPAVHGVDLDIRQGEFFSILGPSGCGKTTTLRLIAGFERADAGQVLIRGQSMTSVPPYRRPVNTVFQSYALFNHLNIWENVAFGLRLKNLRKKEIESRVKQALELVKLEGLRSRFPNQLSGGQQQRIALARAIVNRPAVLLLDEPLGALDLKLRKEMRVELSNLHKELGLTFIMVTHDQEEALSLSDRVAVMNQGKLEQVGTPSEIYEQPQTVFVANFIGDTNLLPGEITGADASHVKILTKTGLSIIVTREENTPTEISQSIVVSVRPEKIQLSLYKPSVENNCFEGRLVNIMYLGTHINYVVQLINGLQINVLQPNTFVNLPDRETPIYAWWTEGDCLALVSHD
- a CDS encoding ABC transporter substrate-binding protein, yielding MTNRREFITGIAALSSLSLAGCGWRLGNVRASATTGSRDQMYIYTWEQYTNKDLLKTFSAQTGIKVLADLFDSNEAMLSKIQAGGGSAYSVIYPSDYMVRKMVDLGLLIRLERDRIIGLDNLFPRFQNPIYDPNNRHSIPFSWGTTGFIYNSEKLTTPPENWDYLWENKQVLSKRMALMNDFREVIGAVLKMLGYSYNSTNENEIKQAVDTLKVLIPDVAAFTTDAWRNQIIAGDLLLAMCYSSDAVKIVRENPKLKYVIPKSGSSLWTDTVVIPKTAPNIEAGYAWINLILRPEVASEMSQILVLSTPNRAGFEQLPKKIQNNPNLFPSEAILTKCERLAPLGQEVEALYERYWIELTSS
- the mrdA gene encoding penicillin-binding protein 2: MALLQSPQPLVKKRETRTVGRGSQPLFLIIFTLLLTAGIGTRLAYLQIVEGAKLRERAESNRIRTIPKQPERGNIFDRNGKLLATTRYPRSVYLWPMAHTKPSWSVVGPRLSKILDIPEDDIIKKLEEAGPNMALVRIARNLNEAEITALKEYASELQTVEIHTEAVRYYPHGQALAHVLGYTRELTSQQLREKKKDGYRLGDVIGQMGVEKAYEKTLRGEWGGQQVEVDGKGRPIRVLGEKQAKAGNDIHLTLDLNLQKAAEKALNGRDGSIVALDPRNGAVLAMVSHPTFDPNIFSKQKLSTKDWQTVQGENHPLLNRAVSSAYPPASTFKIVTTTAGLESGKFSPNTVLQTYGSLTVGGVTFAEWNHAGFGPLGFPGAMAWSSDTFFYQIGRGVGGPTLIDWTRKYGFGKKTGIEFVSEETKGNVPDEAWKQKVWKMPWTVGDSINMSIGQGALQTTPLQVAVMFAVPANGGYRVKPHLLKDNEESKNWRESLNMKPSTVKVLREGLRKVVSEGTGKALNVTTIPPAAGKSGTAEAWKHRVKANHAWFGAYAPYDKPEIVVLAFAEHSGGGGGSVSAPMVLQVIEEYFRHKAPAKSQKAGN